The DNA segment CCGATGAAGGCGGGTATCTGGCGGTGCGTGCCCCCTGGCCCGGAATGATGCGCACCGTGCATGGCAATCCCCAACGCTTCCGCGAGAGCTATTGGGAGCACATCCGGCCTGCCGATGGCTCCTACCTCTATTTCGCGGGGGATGGTGCCCGGCGGGATGCCGATGGCTACTTCTGGGTAATGGGCCGTGTCGATGACGTGATCAACGTCTCGGGTCACCGTCTCGGCACGATGGAGATCGAATCAGCCCTCGTCAGCCACCCCGCGGTGGCGGAGGCGGCCGTCGTGGGTCGACCCGACGACCTCAAGGGCGAAGGCATCGTGGCCTTCGTCACTCTGGAGGCCGGCCGCGAGGGCGATGACGCCCTGGTGAAGGAGTTGCGAGCCCACGTCGGAACGGAAATTGGTCCGATCGCCAGGCCGGACGAGATCCGTTGCAGTGATGCTCTGCCTAAGACCCGCAGCGGCAAGATCATGCGTCGGATCCTGCGGGCCCTGGCGGCGGGTCAGGAAGTGAGTGGTGACACCAGCACCCTGGAGGATCGCTCCGTTCTGGACCGCCTCAGGGCCTGATCGCCTTGCCGATGGTTCGGCTCAGCTGACGGATGACCGCCACCCGCTTGGGGTCATCCGCCCAGTCTCCGAGGAAGCTGCGCCGCAGCCCGGCACTGGCGGGCGTGAGATGGTCGCCGGGCAGCTCCAGGGTTGAGCTGGCGTCCGAGGGACGTTCTCGCAGGGCCTGGATCAGATCGCCGCTTTGATCCAGTTCATCGCGCCCGAAGCGCACCACCAGATTCCGCTCTTGTTGGTAGTGGCGGCTGATCAAGCGAAGCGTTTCAGCTGGACTGGGGCTGAACTCGGTTTCCACCCCGAGCCGTGGTGCCAGTTCACCCAGCAGGGGAATCGAGCGATCGGCGTTGAAGTTGTTGAAGCTCAGGGCCACAAGGGCCCTGCTGCCGCGACCCCCATCGGGGGCCAGCAAGTGAAGCTTGCAACCCAGGCTGTGGCCAAGCCGCAGCGGAGCTGCAAGGGCCCCGCAGCGCTCTTCAAGTTGGCGACGCGCTGAGCGAAAGGCACTCCAGGCATCGCGGGCCTGGCGTTGATGATCGAAACCAGGCACATAGGCCCAGGCATGCACGGCCAAACCATCCGCCGCCAGGTCTTCCAGCAACCTGCGGTAGCTGATCTGGGGGGTGGCCGCCAGATAACTGCCGCCGATGAATTCGATCAATCCCGTGGGTTCGGCCGGCCGCAGTTGCCAGATCGCACCCAGCTGACGCCAGTTAGCCATGCTCAACCGCGCAGCTGATTCAGCACCTGCTGTGCTTCACGCACGTGGGCCGGGCCATCCAGGAGGTTGCTGAAGGTGTGACGGATCACCCCCTCGCTATCAACGATGTAAGTGACGCGACCGGGCAGCAGACCAAGGGCTTTGGGCACACCCATCTCGCGGCGCAGGGCGTTGTTGCGATCGCAGAGCAGAGGAAACGTGAGGTTGTGGCGGGTGGCGAAACGGCGGTGGCTGACGGCGTCATCACCGCTGATGCCCCAAACCTCTGCATCGAGGGCAGCAAAGCTCTCTGCGTTGTCACGGAAGCTGCAGGCTTCAGCTGTGCAGCCGGGGGTGTCGTCCTTGGGATAGAAGAAGAGCACCAGCCAGCGGCCCTTCACCGAAGCGGGAGTGCGAAGGTCACCGTTCTGATCCTCCAGGCTGAAGGAGGGGAGCCGGTCGCCGATCCCGAGGGCCATCACATTGAAATGAAGAGGCTGAACCCTAGGCAGCAGGCACCTTGCCCGGGGCGGGAGAATCAGGGGCGGGAGGAGACACTGCGCCATGCCTGAACAGCTCGATTTGCTTGCGGGGTTTTCAAGGCCTCAGGCGGAGCCCCAAGCAGCCGCATCGCCGATGCCTGCTTCGCCAGCTGCTGAACCCGAGGCCAAGGCTGATCAGCCCGAGGATGCGCCAAAGGCCTCCCCCACCACCCTGCTGATCATTGACACCGAGACCTCCGGTTTGGATCCGCAGCAGGACCAATGCCTTGAGCTGGGCAGCATTTTGTTTGATGTGCCGAGTCGTTCGGTGCTGGCTCAGCAATCGTTTCTTCTGCCGGTGGACTCCAACGCAGCAGAACCGATCAACCGGATCCCCGCCGCCGTCACCCGCCGCCCCCAGCCCTGGCGGGAAGCGTTGGTGTGGTTTGAGCATCTGCTGGACGCTGCCGATCTGCTGGTGGCCCACAACGCGGCCTTCGATCGCCAGTGGTTCGGTCTGGGTGTGGTGCCGGCCACCGCAACACCGTGGCTTTGCACCATGGACGACATCCGCTGGCCGGCGGAGCGCCAGTTGCGTTCGCGGCCGTCGGTGCGGGACTTGGCACTGGCCTACGGCGTCCCGGTCTGGGCGGCCCACCGTGCCCTCAGCGATTGCATCTACATCGCGGAGGTTTTCGCCCGCTGTGACGACCTGGAGCAGTTGTTGGAGCGGGGCCTGGAACCCCGCCAATTGATGCGTGCCCGGGTGTCGTTCGATGAACGCCATCTGGCGAAAGCAGCGGGGTTCCGTTGGAACGATCCGATCAAGGGGGCCTGGACCCGGCGTTTGAGTGCCCGTGAGGTGGCGGAGCTGGAGTTTCCGGTTGCGCCTGTTGAGCTCGAAGCCGATCGCCTCAGCGCCTGAGCCTGCGCATTTGCTTCAGCACTCCGAAGCGTCTGGGTGGTTTTGCAGAGAGTGCTGCTGAACGCAGCAGGCTGAAGCCATGACGGCTTTTCTGCATCCCCATCAACGCCCCATCCGCTCCCGCCTGCGTCAATGGCAGCAGGTGCGCACCTGGGCGCGTTTGATTCGTGAAGCCGAAGCGCTTTGGCATGTGGATGTGCGTGCCATCCGACGCATGGGGGCTGATGAACTCAGCCAGTTGATTGAGGAGGTCCCCACCCCCCACCGCAAACGGGTGAACCGCTGGCTGCGCTGTTACTCAGTGGCAACACGGCTCACCGTCGCATCCACCGTTGTGCCCACCACCTGAACGCTGGCCCACGACGCGGGAGGATGGACCAAATCACACAAACGGTTTTGGAACATCGTTCCCTGGTTGTTTCCAGCCTGAGCGTCCTCGCTATTGGCCTTGCCGCCTGTGGTGGCAGTTCCAGTGTGTCCAGCCTCAATGCGGCTGGGGCCTCCTTCCCCGCCAAGGTGTATCAAAGCTGGTTCGCC comes from the Synechococcus sp. A15-62 genome and includes:
- a CDS encoding DUF1350 family protein encodes the protein MANWRQLGAIWQLRPAEPTGLIEFIGGSYLAATPQISYRRLLEDLAADGLAVHAWAYVPGFDHQRQARDAWSAFRSARRQLEERCGALAAPLRLGHSLGCKLHLLAPDGGRGSRALVALSFNNFNADRSIPLLGELAPRLGVETEFSPSPAETLRLISRHYQQERNLVVRFGRDELDQSGDLIQALRERPSDASSTLELPGDHLTPASAGLRRSFLGDWADDPKRVAVIRQLSRTIGKAIRP
- a CDS encoding peroxiredoxin, which produces MALGIGDRLPSFSLEDQNGDLRTPASVKGRWLVLFFYPKDDTPGCTAEACSFRDNAESFAALDAEVWGISGDDAVSHRRFATRHNLTFPLLCDRNNALRREMGVPKALGLLPGRVTYIVDSEGVIRHTFSNLLDGPAHVREAQQVLNQLRG
- a CDS encoding 3'-5' exonuclease — its product is MPEQLDLLAGFSRPQAEPQAAASPMPASPAAEPEAKADQPEDAPKASPTTLLIIDTETSGLDPQQDQCLELGSILFDVPSRSVLAQQSFLLPVDSNAAEPINRIPAAVTRRPQPWREALVWFEHLLDAADLLVAHNAAFDRQWFGLGVVPATATPWLCTMDDIRWPAERQLRSRPSVRDLALAYGVPVWAAHRALSDCIYIAEVFARCDDLEQLLERGLEPRQLMRARVSFDERHLAKAAGFRWNDPIKGAWTRRLSAREVAELEFPVAPVELEADRLSA